A single region of the Halococcus salifodinae DSM 8989 genome encodes:
- a CDS encoding DUF2298 domain-containing protein produces MEYGLVVRWLAVFLVLGMAGTPLAALCFRRFPDRGAALALPLSLAIVGIVAYWVGHLSLTLGLVAGLAVLVGLSAIALRRLDRDEIYSRRALAPIAVFGLAFLFMIAARAVDPAVHPGGGEKFLDFGLLKSLSRTTRLPPEDVWFAGESASYYYGGHLLTTLLSKLTLTEPRYAYNLALAGFYAMVVTAAYGLAGAIAAERDRSPRTAGVIAAFLVGFASNLETAGRAVLWALPDGATESVAGWLGVEIRGLAASPTAFTYWDASRVIPGTVNEFPLFAWLNGDLHAHMMSTPFLLLAAGLWFAYYRTPADAVWRRRLFVFGAVPPLAGLLAVVNTWSFPTVAGIGWLALTFADADPVSLFPKRIAGRLRSPTDTGLSRELRRTVSALAAAAVVLVLGFVWSVPFWLGSASGRAVAFLPARSPLGPLLLVYGAFLLVFVPYLAARTRSELPRRSQLAALAATGGLIAVALLADAAAVGVFGPLLVVGWLVLVTRRNAGSSGARSTVVDSGRQHPAESDGGVATGDSLVPTVGYETVLLVAGAGLVLLVEFVYIQENAGPGRFNTVFKTHAQVWVLFATAAGAMAAWLVDARPVGTIADAMAGRWRVAGRALLALVVLSTSIYGGLALTDQFTSESPMTSADDPTLDARAFVPATHPDEAAAIAWLDNRSGQPHIVSVPGCGCNEERTLRPYRWVNAPSSLTGLPTVVGWDHEVGYRGTDPYHERVADVAAIYEGAPTVQTELLAEYDVQYVYIGPNERAAYGSISVADLQGVSVAREFEDVTIYRVDHEELPT; encoded by the coding sequence ATGGAGTACGGTCTCGTCGTCCGGTGGCTCGCCGTCTTCCTCGTCCTCGGCATGGCGGGCACACCGCTGGCCGCGCTCTGTTTCCGCCGATTCCCCGACCGTGGGGCCGCCCTCGCGTTGCCGCTCTCGCTTGCGATCGTTGGCATCGTGGCGTACTGGGTTGGTCATCTCTCGCTCACCCTCGGCCTCGTCGCCGGACTCGCCGTCCTCGTGGGCCTGTCGGCGATCGCGCTCCGACGACTCGATCGCGACGAGATCTACAGCCGGCGAGCGCTCGCCCCGATAGCGGTGTTCGGGCTCGCCTTTCTGTTCATGATCGCAGCTCGGGCAGTCGATCCAGCAGTACACCCTGGCGGTGGCGAGAAGTTCCTTGATTTCGGTCTCCTCAAGTCGCTCTCGCGCACGACACGCCTTCCACCGGAGGACGTCTGGTTCGCCGGCGAATCGGCCAGCTACTACTACGGCGGCCATCTCCTCACGACGCTGCTCTCGAAGCTCACGCTCACCGAACCCCGATACGCGTACAACCTCGCGCTCGCGGGCTTCTACGCGATGGTCGTGACCGCGGCCTACGGGCTCGCGGGCGCGATCGCGGCCGAGCGCGACCGATCACCCCGCACCGCGGGTGTGATCGCGGCCTTCCTCGTCGGGTTCGCGAGCAACCTCGAAACCGCTGGCCGGGCAGTGTTGTGGGCGCTACCCGACGGTGCGACGGAATCGGTCGCCGGCTGGCTCGGCGTCGAAATTCGGGGTCTCGCCGCGTCACCGACGGCGTTCACCTACTGGGACGCGAGCCGCGTCATTCCCGGCACCGTCAACGAGTTCCCACTCTTCGCGTGGCTCAACGGCGATCTCCACGCTCACATGATGAGCACGCCGTTCCTCCTGCTCGCGGCGGGACTCTGGTTCGCGTACTACCGGACACCTGCCGACGCGGTGTGGCGACGGCGACTCTTCGTGTTTGGCGCTGTGCCGCCGCTCGCAGGTCTTCTCGCGGTCGTCAACACGTGGAGCTTTCCGACCGTCGCCGGGATCGGGTGGCTCGCGCTGACGTTCGCCGATGCCGATCCGGTGTCGCTGTTTCCCAAGCGGATCGCGGGTCGCTTGCGCTCGCCCACCGACACCGGCCTCAGCCGGGAACTTCGCAGGACGGTGAGCGCGCTCGCGGCCGCGGCGGTCGTCCTCGTGCTCGGGTTCGTGTGGTCGGTCCCGTTCTGGCTCGGTTCGGCGAGCGGCCGCGCGGTGGCGTTCCTTCCGGCCCGAAGCCCGCTCGGCCCGCTGCTGCTCGTCTACGGTGCGTTCCTCCTGGTGTTCGTGCCGTACCTCGCCGCACGCACCCGTTCGGAACTCCCACGACGAAGCCAGTTGGCAGCCCTCGCAGCGACGGGTGGCCTGATCGCGGTCGCGTTGCTCGCGGATGCGGCTGCTGTCGGCGTGTTCGGTCCGCTGCTGGTCGTCGGCTGGCTCGTTCTCGTCACCCGACGGAACGCCGGATCGAGCGGTGCTCGATCGACGGTCGTCGACAGCGGCCGACAGCACCCAGCCGAATCCGATGGCGGGGTCGCTACCGGCGACTCACTCGTTCCAACCGTCGGCTACGAGACGGTGCTGCTGGTCGCCGGAGCAGGGCTCGTCCTACTGGTCGAGTTCGTCTACATCCAGGAGAACGCGGGACCGGGACGGTTCAACACGGTGTTCAAAACGCACGCGCAGGTCTGGGTGCTCTTCGCGACTGCCGCGGGCGCGATGGCCGCGTGGCTGGTCGACGCCCGTCCCGTAGGGACGATTGCCGACGCGATGGCGGGGCGATGGCGGGTCGCCGGTCGCGCGCTGCTCGCGCTGGTCGTCCTCTCGACGTCGATCTACGGCGGCCTCGCGCTCACCGATCAGTTCACCAGTGAGAGCCCGATGACGAGCGCCGACGACCCCACGCTTGACGCGCGTGCGTTCGTCCCGGCGACCCACCCCGACGAGGCGGCCGCCATCGCGTGGCTCGACAACCGGTCCGGCCAACCCCACATCGTTTCGGTCCCGGGGTGTGGCTGCAACGAGGAGCGGACTCTCCGGCCCTACCGCTGGGTGAACGCACCCTCCAGTCTGACGGGACTGCCGACGGTCGTCGGCTGGGACCACGAAGTCGGCTATCGCGGGACCGACCCCTACCACGAGCGCGTCGCGGACGTCGCGGCCATCTACGAGGGCGCTCCCACGGTCCAGACCGAACTCCTCGCGGAGTACGACGTCCAGTACGTCTACATCGGGCCGAACGAGCGCGCGGCGTACGGATCGATCTCGGTCGCGGATCTCCAGGGCGTCAGCGTCGCTCGGGAGTTCGAGGACGTGACGATCTACCGCGTCGATCACGAAGAGCTACCGACCTGA
- a CDS encoding DUF5803 family protein yields MTRRRLLAFGLVVAFVALAGCSSVFGSGGGDAAANASYDWETNGTNATINVTGGRYTAVYNVSNESTFPVFQRNELGQNQPLPVSALQFQYPNGTVVTPSESSGLNVTSERERAVINLPAKNGKVAFTASAQGKRLGTRTFVEGTYEVTIPKGMRVDYEPLARVSPGGYTADRTADDRVRLTWENVDSSSVVVRYYLQRDLYLFIAGAAVLVLVAAGGALYYLRQIKELERQRKDVGPDIDTGSVDDDDGPPGFG; encoded by the coding sequence ATGACGCGCCGGCGGCTGCTCGCGTTCGGGCTAGTGGTCGCGTTCGTCGCGCTGGCGGGCTGTTCGTCGGTCTTCGGTTCGGGTGGCGGGGACGCGGCCGCCAACGCGAGCTACGACTGGGAAACCAACGGGACGAACGCCACGATCAACGTCACCGGTGGACGCTACACAGCCGTCTATAACGTCTCGAACGAGTCGACGTTCCCGGTCTTCCAGCGCAACGAGCTCGGGCAGAACCAACCACTGCCGGTCTCCGCGCTCCAGTTCCAGTATCCGAACGGGACCGTCGTCACCCCGTCCGAATCGTCGGGGCTGAACGTCACGAGCGAGCGCGAGCGAGCGGTCATCAACCTCCCCGCGAAGAACGGGAAAGTCGCGTTCACCGCGTCGGCCCAGGGCAAGCGCTTGGGGACTCGGACGTTCGTCGAGGGAACGTACGAGGTCACGATCCCGAAGGGGATGCGGGTCGATTACGAGCCGCTCGCCCGCGTCTCGCCCGGCGGCTACACCGCCGATCGCACCGCCGATGATCGGGTTCGACTCACGTGGGAGAACGTCGATAGCAGCTCGGTCGTGGTGCGGTACTACCTCCAGCGCGATCTCTATCTCTTCATCGCTGGGGCGGCCGTACTGGTGCTCGTCGCGGCCGGCGGCGCACTCTACTACCTCCGGCAGATCAAGGAACTGGAGCGCCAGCGAAAGGACGTGGGACCGGACATCGACACCGGCAGCGTGGACGACGATGACGGTCCACCTGGATTCGGGTAG
- a CDS encoding DUF2110 family protein, protein MVVLATKCYVGGDARERALTGLGSLVDNAIGELDVAYEVGVRHDDFPSVTVEGEDKVAARNVLREEWGAITPEFEPGETYTGTLESWDESGFVLDAGEDIHVPADEIGLGQGSPEQIRTRYGLVQHLPLQFVYGEPSRLADDERDRLYDWTRGAGRVNVNSATRGEARATVNRAGHANDIVTVERIGLLEQSVICRENTDPPGLLASIGGYLPAELLCVVP, encoded by the coding sequence ATGGTCGTTCTTGCCACGAAATGTTACGTCGGAGGTGACGCCCGCGAGCGTGCGCTCACCGGACTGGGCTCGCTCGTCGACAACGCGATCGGCGAACTCGACGTCGCGTACGAGGTCGGCGTCCGCCACGACGACTTCCCGTCGGTGACCGTCGAGGGCGAGGACAAGGTTGCCGCACGGAACGTCCTCCGCGAGGAGTGGGGGGCGATCACGCCCGAGTTCGAGCCCGGCGAAACCTACACTGGGACCCTCGAATCGTGGGACGAGTCGGGATTCGTGCTTGATGCCGGTGAGGACATCCACGTGCCGGCCGACGAGATCGGGCTGGGTCAGGGGAGTCCCGAGCAGATCAGAACGCGGTACGGCCTCGTCCAGCATCTCCCGCTTCAGTTCGTCTACGGCGAGCCATCGCGGCTGGCCGACGACGAGCGCGATCGGCTGTACGACTGGACGCGCGGGGCCGGTCGGGTGAACGTCAACAGCGCGACCCGTGGAGAGGCGCGCGCGACCGTCAACCGCGCGGGCCACGCGAACGACATCGTAACCGTCGAGCGGATCGGGCTCCTCGAACAGAGCGTGATCTGTCGCGAGAACACCGATCCGCCGGGGCTGCTCGCGAGCATCGGTGGGTATCTGCCCGCCGAGCTCCTCTGTGTCGTGCCATGA
- a CDS encoding transcription factor TFIIE subunit alpha, translated as MAFEELLEDPVVQTYLHELVGPRGMPVAAAPPDGEVTDEELAEDLGLELNDVRRALFILYENDLASYRRLRDEDSGWLTYLWTFEYESIPGNLQDEMGRLLEALEVRREYERDNEFYLCEVDSLRFEFGEAMEFGFECPQCGSELESMENDRLIDAMDERIDDLRDTLTIPA; from the coding sequence ATGGCGTTCGAGGAACTCCTCGAGGATCCGGTGGTACAGACGTACCTCCACGAGCTCGTCGGCCCGCGCGGGATGCCCGTCGCCGCTGCGCCGCCCGACGGCGAAGTGACCGACGAAGAGCTCGCCGAGGACCTCGGACTCGAACTCAACGACGTCCGGCGAGCGCTCTTTATTCTCTACGAGAACGATCTCGCGAGCTATCGTCGGCTCCGTGACGAGGACTCGGGCTGGCTCACGTACCTCTGGACGTTCGAGTACGAGTCGATCCCCGGTAATCTCCAGGACGAGATGGGGCGGCTGCTCGAAGCCCTAGAGGTGCGTCGGGAGTACGAACGCGACAACGAGTTCTACCTGTGTGAGGTCGACTCGCTCCGGTTCGAGTTCGGCGAGGCGATGGAGTTCGGGTTCGAGTGTCCCCAGTGTGGCTCCGAACTCGAATCGATGGAGAACGATCGGCTGATCGACGCGATGGACGAACGCATCGACGATCTCCGCGACACACTCACCATCCCTGCCTAA
- a CDS encoding type 1 glutamine amidotransferase domain-containing protein: protein MATALFVVSEEGYWGEECIEPLTSLSDAGVDVTVATPSGAPPEIDERSVDPDEVGEETAEHVMDVHENDDRLNDPIPVATADADDYDTVVFPGGHGTEWDINQDRHARTLLAETVAGDDGTALVVCHAIGILAFTWDEGGERIVDGRNVTGFPNEWEEGIVDEHDRMPDGRKLPYWVEDEVRAAGANWDAELDADTSVTVDGDLVTARGPGSSAAAAETLLDELAIDGSA, encoded by the coding sequence ATGGCAACTGCACTGTTCGTCGTCAGCGAGGAGGGCTACTGGGGCGAGGAATGTATCGAGCCGCTCACCAGCCTCTCGGATGCAGGCGTCGACGTCACCGTGGCCACGCCGAGCGGCGCTCCACCGGAAATCGACGAGCGATCGGTCGACCCCGACGAGGTCGGCGAGGAGACCGCCGAACACGTCATGGACGTCCACGAGAACGACGATCGACTCAACGATCCGATCCCGGTCGCCACCGCCGACGCCGACGACTACGATACGGTGGTGTTCCCCGGCGGTCACGGCACCGAGTGGGATATCAACCAGGACCGCCACGCCCGCACGCTGCTAGCCGAGACGGTCGCCGGCGACGATGGCACGGCGCTCGTGGTCTGTCACGCCATCGGCATCCTCGCGTTCACGTGGGACGAGGGTGGCGAGCGGATCGTCGACGGTCGAAACGTCACCGGCTTCCCGAACGAATGGGAGGAGGGTATCGTCGACGAGCACGACAGAATGCCCGACGGGCGGAAGCTCCCCTACTGGGTCGAGGACGAAGTCCGCGCGGCGGGCGCAAACTGGGACGCCGAACTCGACGCCGACACGAGCGTCACCGTCGACGGCGATCTCGTCACCGCCCGCGGTCCCGGCTCGTCGGCCGCGGCCGCCGAGACGCTCCTCGACGAACTGGCTATCGACGGATCTGCCTGA